A genomic stretch from Aedes albopictus strain Foshan chromosome 2, AalbF5, whole genome shotgun sequence includes:
- the LOC115265379 gene encoding brachyurin-like translates to MKTLVLLVGLLAVASAEWIEIDWSQVRPIEEFDHYWARLPAEVQYLRQLLPERRITNGAQASPGQFPYQIALLSTFTGGTGLCGGSVLTNNFILTAAHCVQNALGGTAIMGAHNRNVVEATQQRIAFGSAGIHMHPGYTPTNIRNDIATVRLNSAMTFNDRVVPTRIPAAGDSRTFAGWTGTVSGFGRTSDASQATSAVVMFTSNPIMTQADCLSSWGGNTNIIQAQNICLSGEGGRSSCNGDSGGPLTVQDGGSLQVGIVSFGSAAGCSIGMPSVYVRVSHFRDWILANSDL, encoded by the coding sequence ATGAAAACTCTAGTGCTGTTGGTTGGTCTTCTGGCGGTGGCCAGTGCTGAGTGGATCGAAATCGATTGGTCTCAGGTGCGCCCAATTGAGGAATTCGACCACTACTGGGCCCGTCTGCCAGCTGAGGTGCAATACCTGCGTCAGCTGCTGCCGGAACGTCGTATCACCAATGGAGCCCAAGCCAGCCCTGGCCAGTTCCCGTACCAGATTGCTCTGCTCAGTACTTTCACCGGAGGTACCGGTCTGTGCGGTGGATCCGTCCTGACCAACAACTTCATTCTGACCGCTGCTCACTGTGTCCAGAATGCCTTGGGAGGTACTGCCATCATGGGAGCCCACAACCGTAATGTTGTCGAGGCTACTCAACAGCGCATTGCTTTCGGGTCGGCTGGAATCCACATGCACCCTGGATACACTCCAACCAACATCCGTAACGACATTGCTACCGTTCGCCTGAACAGCGCCATGACCTTCAACGATCGTGTTGTCCCAACTCGCATTCCTGCTGCTGGAGATAGCCGAACCTTCGCTGGATGGACTGGTACCGTTTCTGGATTCGGACGCACCTCGGATGCCAGCCAGGCCACTTCCGCTGTCGTCATGTTCACCAGCAACCCAATCATGACCCAGGCTGATTGTTTGTCTAGCTGGGGTGGAAACACCAACATCATCCAGGCCCAGAACATCTGTCTGTCCGGAGAAGGTGGTCGCTCGTCGTGCAACGGTGACTCTGGTGGCCCACTGACTGTCCAGGACGGAGGCAGCCTGCAGGTCGGTATTGTGTCGTTCGGTTCCGCTGCCGGATGCTCGATCGGTATGCCATCGGTGTACGTCCGCGTGTCGCACTTCAGAGACTGGATTCTGGCTAACTCGGATCTGTAA